Below is a window of Tolypothrix bouteillei VB521301 DNA.
ATAATATTTGTATTGGGGCTATTGGAATTTCAGGAGGAGATTTAGAAACTGATAAAGCTATTGCAATAGCAGGAATTGCTATTTGATTGAATTAAGGATAATTACGCGGAAATCACATCCTAGTGGTTTGCAACCCCATCATCAATAGCTTTCCTAAGTTTTTCGGGCACGTTTCTATCTATCAATCCACACCTTTTCAATGTCGGTTGCTCTCAGGTAAGCTGCGGCTAAAGCCAGCTGTTTATCTCTGACTGATTGGCAGGAACGCGATCGGGTAACAGGCACCTGCAAGTTATAAACATTACCAAGATTACGAATAATATAGGAGTTATATTGCTAACTTTCTGGGAACTTCATATTCTCACTGCTATGTCAACTCGTCAGTACTAACCGCTCCGAAATACCTATGCAAAGCTATTCAGTACTAGGTGGTAGCGTTATTTACCTAATAACAGCCTTGCTGATTTCTTCCTGCTTCGTCCTGGGGATGTCGGCATCCTCCAGTCCACAGGCTCATCCCGAAGAGCTTTCGGTGGTAAACGCATATTTCCATAAGTTAATTGCAGCGTTTAAGTCCCTGTCACACTTAAAATTACAAACCTCACAATGGTAGATTCGTTCATCTAATGTGAGGGATTTTTTAAGATGACCACATTTGGAACAGGACTTTGAACTTGGATAAAATCTATCCGCCACAATCAACTTTGTTCCAACCAGTTTACACTTGTACTCTAACTGGCGTCTCAACTCATAAAAACTCATATCCTGCACGGCGGCGGCTAGCTTATGATTTGCCATCATCCCTCTTACATTTAAGTCTTCTATCGTTACAAAGCTGTGGTTTTTGGCTATGTAAGTAGTTAACTTATGCAAGTAATCTTTTCGGAGATTGGCAACTCTTCTATGTAGCCGTGCAATCTGCATTTGTGCTTTTTTCCAATTAGCAGAGCCTTTAACTTTATTCCGGTGTAACCACTGCATTCGGCTTAATTTAGCTTGATGCTGTTTGTCAGCTTTTACTCCTTCAAACACTTTTCCAGTGCTGAGAGTGGCTAATGCTTTAACACCTAAATCTACCCCTACATCGGGATGCATCCACGTTAGGGAGCATCCTGGCTCTAAATCCTTGACCTCTACTTTGTAGCTGATAAACCATCTGTCAGCTTCACGGGAAATCGTACAAGTCTTGATAGGAACGGAAGGTACTTTCTCGTAAGTTTTCAGAATTCCTATTACCGGAACTTGAATTCTTTTCACTCCTTTTACTTTGATTGTCCCTTCCAAGGTAAAAGAATCCTGTTTCCCTTTCTTCTTAAACTTAGGTACTCCCTTTCGTTTTTCCAAGCCATCTTTCCATGCTACTC
It encodes the following:
- a CDS encoding RNA-guided endonuclease InsQ/TnpB family protein is translated as MDESVAMLLGFKTELKLNNWQRTMMLKHCGVARHAWNWGLGLTKQLLEHNKVNPDDKIPFPSAIELHKWLVALVKPENKWYYECSKSTPQMALRALRVAWKDGLEKRKGVPKFKKKGKQDSFTLEGTIKVKGVKRIQVPVIGILKTYEKVPSVPIKTCTISREADRWFISYKVEVKDLEPGCSLTWMHPDVGVDLGVKALATLSTGKVFEGVKADKQHQAKLSRMQWLHRNKVKGSANWKKAQMQIARLHRRVANLRKDYLHKLTTYIAKNHSFVTIEDLNVRGMMANHKLAAAVQDMSFYELRRQLEYKCKLVGTKLIVADRFYPSSKSCSKCGHLKKSLTLDERIYHCEVCNFKCDRDLNAAINLWKYAFTTESSSG